One genomic segment of Candidatus Fukatsuia endosymbiont of Tuberolachnus salignus includes these proteins:
- a CDS encoding IS256 family transposase produces MVRKNKLPDTPQQSQLRQVAQALVKDIKTESDLNKILNEFVKMTVEAALGAEMEHHLGYAKNAAEGRGSGNSRNGYSAKNITSQYGELAIETPRDRNGEFSPIMVEKGQTRLTHFDDHILAFYAQGMTTREITETFKKIYDAEVSPTLISKVTDAVIDRVTTWRSRPLDNLYPIVYLDCIVVKVHQDKRVINKSVYIALGINMEGHKECLGLWIAETEGAKTWLSILTELKNRGLNDILIACMDGLTGFPEAVNTVYPETKIQLCIVHLVRNSVKYVSWKDRQALCADLKLIYRSATEENALQELDSFEGRWGEKYPTLVQIWRRNWDNLSTFFTYPDEIRKVIYTTNAIESLNSVIRKAIKKRKIFAHDGSALKVIYLAIESASEKWTMPIPNWRQALNHFMIEYPERLSVYL; encoded by the coding sequence ATGGTAAGAAAGAATAAATTACCGGATACCCCGCAACAATCTCAGCTACGTCAGGTAGCTCAGGCGCTGGTAAAAGACATTAAAACTGAATCTGATCTAAACAAGATACTCAATGAATTCGTTAAGATGACAGTAGAAGCGGCATTAGGTGCTGAAATGGAACATCACCTAGGTTATGCCAAAAATGCGGCTGAAGGACGTGGCAGCGGTAATAGTCGTAATGGCTATTCTGCAAAAAATATTACCTCTCAGTACGGTGAATTAGCGATAGAAACGCCCCGTGACCGTAACGGCGAGTTTTCCCCGATAATGGTTGAAAAAGGGCAAACTCGGCTGACCCATTTTGACGATCACATTTTAGCGTTTTACGCTCAAGGCATGACCACACGGGAAATTACCGAAACCTTTAAAAAAATCTATGATGCTGAGGTATCGCCAACCTTGATATCTAAAGTCACTGATGCGGTAATTGACCGAGTAACCACCTGGCGTAGTCGCCCACTGGACAATCTGTATCCGATTGTTTATCTGGATTGTATTGTCGTTAAAGTTCACCAGGATAAGCGGGTTATCAATAAATCTGTCTATATCGCGCTAGGCATCAATATGGAAGGACATAAGGAATGCCTTGGCTTGTGGATAGCGGAGACGGAAGGAGCAAAGACCTGGTTATCGATTCTGACCGAGTTAAAGAATCGGGGCTTAAATGATATATTAATTGCTTGTATGGATGGTTTAACCGGGTTTCCTGAGGCTGTCAACACGGTCTATCCTGAGACAAAAATCCAGCTTTGCATTGTCCATTTAGTCCGTAATTCGGTCAAATACGTCAGTTGGAAAGATCGACAAGCACTCTGTGCCGACCTAAAACTCATTTACCGTTCCGCTACAGAAGAAAATGCTTTGCAAGAGCTTGATAGTTTTGAAGGACGCTGGGGTGAAAAATACCCAACACTGGTACAAATTTGGCGCAGAAATTGGGATAACCTATCCACATTTTTTACTTATCCCGACGAAATTCGCAAGGTGATTTATACAACAAATGCGATAGAATCACTCAATAGTGTGATACGTAAAGCCATAAAAAAACGCAAAATATTTGCACATGATGGGTCTGCATTAAAAGTGATTTATCTGGCAATAGAATCTGCATCAGAAAAGTGGACAATGCCGATACCAAACTGGCGTCAGGCTCTCAATCACTTTATGATCGAATACCCTGAACGGTTATCAGTGTATTTATGA
- the uvrY gene encoding UvrY/SirA/GacA family response regulator transcription factor — MISVLLVDDHELVRTGMRRILEDTRGIKVAGEAQCGEEAVKWCRSHSANIVLMDMNMPGIGGLEATRKILRFSPDSKVIMLTIYTENPLPAKVMQAGASGYLSKGAAPQDVVNAIRAVHSGQRYIASDIAQQMALSQLQPPVETSLFCLSDRELQIMRMITKGQKVNEISEQLHLSPKTVNSYRYRMFSKLNINGDVELTHLAIRHGFFNKETLSNDE; from the coding sequence TTGATTAGCGTTCTTCTTGTTGATGACCACGAACTTGTGCGCACAGGGATGCGACGCATTCTTGAAGATACCAGGGGTATCAAAGTTGCAGGTGAAGCGCAATGCGGTGAAGAAGCTGTAAAATGGTGCCGTAGCCATTCAGCAAACATCGTATTAATGGATATGAACATGCCCGGTATCGGTGGGTTAGAAGCGACCCGGAAAATTTTGCGTTTCTCGCCCGATAGTAAAGTAATAATGCTAACTATATATACGGAGAATCCATTGCCAGCGAAAGTTATGCAAGCAGGGGCGAGTGGTTATCTCAGTAAAGGTGCAGCTCCTCAAGATGTAGTCAATGCTATTCGAGCTGTTCACTCAGGCCAGCGCTATATTGCATCAGATATCGCGCAACAAATGGCCTTAAGTCAACTGCAGCCTCCGGTTGAGACCTCGCTTTTTTGTCTTTCGGATCGTGAATTGCAGATTATGCGAATGATAACCAAAGGACAAAAAGTGAATGAAATATCTGAGCAACTTCATCTTAGTCCAAAAACAGTTAATAGCTATCGTTACCGGATGTTCAGCAAGCTTAATATAAATGGCGACGTTGAATTGACTCATTTAGCTATTCGTCATGGATTTTTTAATAAGGAGACTTTGTCAAACGATGAGTAA
- a CDS encoding IS630 family transposase, with protein sequence MKINSLTASQKQDLERLNRYEHDGRVRDRIKAVLLKNEGWNNKAIAQALRIHEETVRQHVTDWLSDEKLKPENGGSYSKLSVHESLLLEKHIESTTYSRVIDICAYVETQFGVCYTVSGMTKWLKAHCFSYKQPKATPVKVDVAQQEAFIASYFTLLESALKNEPIVFMDSAPPTMATKVVCGWIRKGKDKPLVKTGAKTRVNVMGAIELSTMKVVSARPEQVNSETTVAFFEQLKAAYPDAQKIHIILDNSGYHCRQRVKDAALEKAIVLHYLPPYSPNLNPIERLWKVMNERVRNNRFFSSAKEFRGAIAEFFDSTLAKIAPFLRGRINDNFQTI encoded by the coding sequence ATGAAAATAAACTCACTGACAGCCTCTCAAAAACAAGATTTGGAACGCCTTAATCGTTACGAACACGATGGCCGTGTTCGAGATCGAATCAAAGCGGTGTTGTTGAAAAATGAAGGCTGGAATAACAAAGCGATTGCCCAAGCATTACGTATTCATGAAGAAACAGTGAGGCAACATGTAACAGATTGGCTTTCAGACGAAAAATTAAAGCCTGAAAATGGCGGCTCGTATAGTAAGTTGAGCGTGCATGAATCTTTATTGCTTGAAAAACACATTGAAAGCACGACTTATAGCCGTGTCATCGATATCTGTGCTTATGTGGAAACCCAATTTGGCGTCTGTTACACCGTATCTGGCATGACAAAATGGCTGAAAGCGCATTGTTTTAGCTATAAGCAGCCCAAAGCGACGCCGGTTAAAGTGGATGTTGCTCAGCAAGAAGCGTTTATCGCGTCTTATTTCACTTTGCTAGAGAGTGCTCTTAAGAATGAACCGATTGTTTTTATGGATTCAGCCCCTCCAACGATGGCTACTAAAGTGGTCTGCGGTTGGATAAGGAAAGGCAAAGATAAGCCGCTGGTCAAAACAGGGGCAAAAACACGGGTTAATGTCATGGGAGCCATTGAATTGAGCACCATGAAGGTGGTCAGTGCCCGTCCTGAGCAGGTGAATTCAGAAACCACCGTCGCTTTTTTTGAGCAGCTCAAAGCTGCTTATCCTGATGCACAAAAGATACACATTATTTTAGATAATTCTGGCTATCATTGCCGTCAGCGAGTCAAAGACGCCGCATTAGAGAAGGCTATCGTACTCCATTATTTACCCCCTTATAGCCCTAATCTTAATCCCATCGAGCGATTATGGAAGGTCATGAACGAGCGTGTCAGAAACAACCGATTTTTCTCTTCAGCCAAAGAGTTTCGTGGGGCTATAGCCGAATTTTTTGATAGTACATTGGCAAAAATTGCTCCCTTTCTCAGGGGCAGAATTAACGATAATTTCCAAACCATCTAA
- the flgK gene encoding flagellar hook-associated protein FlgK, translating into MSLIEIASSGARAMKAHLDAVMMNMANQENRDYSRQQIETSSLGPGTNSGIRAGDGVSIDGIRRICDQFLVSKEWQAGSEESYDREAMQYLQTLEEIFSESSTQSKNSLPARLDAFFNSLINSEEQPDSSINRAEIINQAKVLASRLNYFNQEINNQKAGLANDRKNIVATINNLSTNIASYNQKIIELESTGGNSNTLRDQRDKSVRELSALIEVRVNNANNGSYDISLQNGHPLVTGNTAGEMALTTLPGGGQQIQLKYPGSTSTVNPSCGGQLGAMNDIESNTLMPLQENIQNIAQTIEQKFNAQLQAGYDLNSNQGKPLFHFDSNNPSRILQITDIKAEELGLSATTGTVSDNGNLKKLIALKNEKFPALGNITIKEAADSTINDLARKSANYKSQFEISREELNRANRERISANGVDENQEGPHLVEYQNLYNANLKMIMIAGQLFSSVLEIF; encoded by the coding sequence ATGAGTTTAATTGAGATTGCCTCCAGTGGTGCCAGAGCCATGAAAGCGCATCTAGATGCTGTGATGATGAACATGGCGAACCAGGAAAATAGAGATTATTCACGCCAACAGATTGAAACCAGCAGCCTTGGCCCTGGTACGAACAGCGGGATCCGTGCCGGTGATGGTGTGAGCATTGATGGTATCCGTAGGATTTGTGATCAATTTTTAGTGAGCAAGGAATGGCAAGCAGGCAGTGAAGAAAGTTATGACAGAGAGGCTATGCAGTATTTGCAAACGTTGGAAGAGATTTTCAGCGAGTCTAGTACTCAATCCAAAAATTCCTTGCCAGCAAGATTGGATGCCTTTTTTAATAGTCTGATTAATAGTGAGGAGCAACCTGATAGCAGCATAAATCGTGCGGAAATAATCAATCAGGCTAAGGTATTGGCATCACGTCTTAATTATTTTAATCAAGAGATTAATAATCAGAAAGCAGGGTTGGCTAATGACCGCAAAAATATTGTTGCCACGATCAACAACCTCAGTACTAACATCGCGAGTTATAACCAAAAAATTATCGAGTTAGAATCCACGGGTGGCAATAGCAATACCCTGCGGGATCAGCGTGATAAAAGTGTCAGAGAGTTAAGCGCCTTGATAGAGGTACGGGTTAATAATGCGAATAATGGCAGTTATGATATTTCCTTACAAAATGGTCATCCCTTGGTCACAGGTAATACAGCGGGAGAAATGGCGTTAACTACGTTACCCGGTGGTGGCCAGCAAATTCAGCTGAAATATCCTGGCTCGACTTCTACTGTTAATCCGTCTTGCGGTGGTCAGCTAGGGGCAATGAATGATATTGAATCTAATACGCTAATGCCCTTGCAGGAAAACATTCAAAATATCGCGCAAACAATAGAACAGAAATTTAATGCTCAATTACAGGCTGGCTATGATTTAAATAGCAATCAAGGAAAACCGCTCTTTCATTTTGATAGTAACAATCCAAGCCGGATATTACAGATCACTGATATTAAAGCTGAAGAATTGGGGCTCTCAGCGACGACGGGCACTGTCTCTGATAATGGCAATTTGAAAAAATTAATAGCATTGAAAAACGAGAAATTCCCCGCTTTAGGAAATATTACGATTAAAGAGGCTGCCGATTCTACTATCAATGATCTGGCGAGGAAATCAGCTAACTATAAGAGTCAATTTGAGATAAGCAGAGAGGAGTTGAATAGGGCAAATCGTGAACGAATCAGCGCGAATGGTGTAGATGAGAATCAAGAAGGGCCCCATTTGGTGGAATATCAAAACCTCTATAATGCCAATCTGAAAATGATCATGATCGCCGGACAACTTTTTAGCAGCGTTTTAGAAATATTCTGA
- the uvrC gene encoding excinuclease ABC subunit UvrC yields MSNCFDAKEFLKTVTSQPGVYRMYDAIGTVIYVGKAKDLKKRLTHYFHTQVSNLKTEHLVKNIVQIDVTVTHTETEALLLEHNYIKRYQPRYNVLLRDDKSYPFIFLSADTHPRLALHRGATHEEGEYFGPFPNSYAVRETLALMQKLFPVRQCENSIYRNRSRPCLQYQIGRCSAPCVKGFISDEEYQQQVNYIRWFLTGKDQQVLTQLISRMEAASQLLHFEEAARIRDQIKVVRQVTEKQFVSGDHQDIDVIGVAFDAGLACVHVLFIRQGKVLGSRSYFPKVPNGTELDEVIQTFIGQFYLQGSQLRTLPGEILLDFSLSEKDLLLASLTKVTGRKIQIQSHPRGTRSRYLKLARTNATTALMTCLSQRSTTQKRMKELAIILNLEVINRIECFDISHTMGEQTVASCVVFDGNGALRSQYRRYNISAITPGDDYAAMSQVLIRRYDKALDDKYIPDVIFIDGGKGQLTQAINVFSSLDVPWDKQKPLLVAVAKGRDRKAGLEMLFFVKQSEGQSLPPESPALHLIQQIRNDSHNHAIVGHRQRRSKVKKTSILETIQGIGAKRRQMLLKYMGGLQPLLSASIEEIARVPSISQTLAKRVYDALKHGS; encoded by the coding sequence ATGAGTAATTGTTTTGATGCAAAAGAGTTTCTAAAAACGGTCACTAGTCAACCCGGCGTCTACCGCATGTATGATGCGATAGGGACGGTGATTTATGTCGGCAAAGCTAAAGACCTAAAAAAACGCCTGACCCATTACTTTCACACCCAGGTAAGCAACCTGAAAACAGAGCATTTGGTTAAAAATATTGTTCAAATTGATGTTACAGTAACACATACCGAAACTGAGGCATTGTTACTGGAACACAATTATATTAAGCGCTATCAGCCACGATATAACGTTTTACTGCGTGATGATAAATCCTACCCATTTATTTTTCTCAGTGCAGACACTCATCCTCGTCTTGCTCTGCATCGTGGAGCAACGCACGAGGAAGGAGAATATTTCGGGCCATTTCCTAATTCTTATGCCGTACGAGAAACATTGGCATTGATGCAAAAGTTGTTCCCCGTGCGGCAATGTGAGAATAGTATTTATCGCAATCGTTCTCGCCCTTGCTTACAGTATCAGATCGGCCGTTGCTCAGCTCCCTGCGTAAAGGGTTTCATCAGTGATGAAGAATATCAACAGCAGGTCAATTATATTCGCTGGTTCCTTACTGGCAAAGACCAGCAAGTGTTAACTCAATTAATCTCCCGTATGGAAGCCGCTAGCCAATTATTACATTTTGAAGAAGCTGCCCGTATTCGTGATCAAATTAAGGTTGTGCGCCAAGTAACGGAAAAACAATTTGTTTCTGGAGATCATCAAGATATTGATGTGATCGGAGTTGCTTTTGATGCGGGCTTAGCCTGCGTTCATGTTTTGTTTATTCGTCAAGGTAAAGTGTTGGGTAGTCGTAGCTACTTTCCTAAAGTACCAAATGGAACGGAGCTAGACGAGGTAATACAGACTTTCATCGGTCAATTTTATCTGCAGGGTAGTCAATTGCGTACTTTACCTGGGGAGATCTTACTGGATTTTAGTTTGTCTGAAAAAGATCTACTTTTGGCGTCGTTGACCAAGGTGACAGGTCGTAAAATTCAGATACAAAGCCATCCGCGTGGCACTCGTTCTCGCTACCTAAAATTGGCGCGCACCAATGCTACGACTGCATTGATGACGTGTTTATCACAACGATCTACTACCCAGAAAAGAATGAAAGAGTTGGCTATCATTTTAAACCTCGAAGTGATAAATCGGATAGAGTGCTTCGATATCAGCCATACGATGGGGGAACAGACAGTAGCCTCTTGTGTCGTTTTCGATGGCAATGGCGCACTACGATCTCAATACAGACGCTATAATATTAGTGCTATTACCCCGGGAGATGATTACGCTGCAATGTCACAAGTATTGATACGACGCTATGATAAAGCGCTGGATGATAAGTACATTCCTGATGTTATCTTTATTGATGGAGGAAAAGGGCAACTCACTCAGGCTATTAATGTATTTTCTTCATTAGATGTTCCTTGGGATAAGCAAAAACCATTGCTGGTGGCTGTTGCAAAGGGGCGTGATCGTAAAGCGGGATTAGAAATGTTATTTTTTGTAAAGCAAAGTGAAGGACAATCGTTACCGCCAGAGTCACCTGCTTTGCATTTGATCCAGCAAATCCGTAATGATTCTCATAATCATGCCATAGTCGGGCACCGGCAACGCCGTTCGAAAGTGAAAAAGACCAGTATATTAGAAACGATTCAAGGTATAGGTGCGAAACGACGTCAAATGTTATTGAAGTATATGGGGGGATTACAACCACTACTTAGTGCCAGCATTGAAGAAATTGCAAGAGTGCCGAGTATTTCACAAACATTGGCTAAAAGAGTCTACGATGCATTGAAACACGGGAGTTAA
- a CDS encoding Insecticial toxin, which produces MTIGVTPVSTNSYNMRNGNPHYDQKLPIIASGNIPESLLFKERNDSFSSNSSGYYSNISEHFCTKQTVPMKAAAVKKTKVNSKHLEQTEIEKIVARDFISEIHMKAIAKVSIKHRIAITFRSAGRDTLEKIAQGAAAKGHDIMEKTIKLSSIAAAYPKESKTFHQKIYDQCKAVGITGCVGHWDKEKGLIGIYLASDHGLGNKVEEGIYPIDMSRLEESLKALTVDPNWRRLVFTGDYDTHDILVRGGAGRPRTPSEKEEKRVINLINEGVAEVDEKRPLEDRERNVARHGAQVRFIAHMLQNELEKVKEDRGFSKPIAEAGPFPLAAISKGVWAIIHDIHELKAFYEDHGAIMKEIWQPNGSRQLHGIGEKVTLSRGSRRDLHTTASR; this is translated from the coding sequence ATGACTATTGGTGTAACACCCGTTTCCACTAATTCTTATAATATGCGAAACGGAAATCCTCACTATGATCAAAAATTACCGATAATCGCATCTGGGAATATACCGGAGTCGCTATTATTCAAGGAAAGAAATGATAGCTTTTCTAGCAACTCGAGTGGCTATTACAGTAATATATCCGAACATTTTTGTACAAAACAAACAGTGCCCATGAAAGCGGCAGCGGTAAAGAAAACAAAAGTCAATTCTAAACACTTAGAACAGACAGAGATTGAAAAAATCGTGGCTCGTGACTTTATCAGTGAAATACATATGAAGGCGATAGCCAAAGTTTCAATAAAACATCGTATCGCTATCACTTTTCGCTCAGCAGGTAGAGATACCCTGGAAAAGATAGCACAAGGAGCGGCAGCCAAAGGGCATGACATTATGGAAAAAACAATTAAACTTTCATCCATTGCAGCAGCCTATCCTAAGGAATCAAAAACGTTTCATCAAAAGATCTACGACCAATGTAAAGCGGTTGGTATCACAGGTTGTGTAGGACATTGGGATAAAGAGAAGGGGTTGATCGGTATTTATCTAGCCAGCGATCACGGTTTAGGAAACAAAGTAGAAGAAGGCATTTATCCCATCGACATGTCTAGACTGGAGGAAAGCCTTAAAGCATTAACAGTAGATCCCAATTGGAGGCGATTAGTCTTTACGGGTGATTATGATACACATGATATCCTAGTCCGGGGAGGAGCAGGAAGACCGCGTACCCCATCAGAAAAAGAAGAAAAAAGGGTAATTAATCTCATCAACGAAGGCGTCGCTGAAGTGGACGAAAAGCGGCCCCTTGAGGATAGAGAACGTAATGTCGCTAGACATGGTGCTCAAGTTCGTTTTATTGCACATATGTTACAAAATGAACTAGAAAAGGTTAAAGAAGACCGTGGTTTTTCAAAGCCGATTGCTGAGGCAGGGCCTTTCCCATTAGCGGCGATCAGCAAAGGAGTGTGGGCTATCATTCATGATATTCATGAGCTTAAAGCATTTTATGAAGATCATGGTGCCATTATGAAAGAAATTTGGCAGCCTAACGGAAGCAGGCAATTACACGGAATTGGTGAAAAAGTGACATTAAGCAGGGGTAGTAGGCGAGATTTGCACACAACAGCCTCTCGCTAA
- a CDS encoding helix-turn-helix domain-containing protein has protein sequence MKINSLTASQKQDLERLNRYEHDGRVRDRIKAVLLKNEGWNNKAIAQALRIHEETVRQHVTDWLSDEKLKPENGGSYSKLSVHESLLLEKHIESTTYSRVIDICAYVETQFGVCYTVSGMTKWLKAHCFSYKQPKATPVKVDVAQQEAFIASYFTLLESGVSWGYSRIF, from the coding sequence ATGAAAATAAACTCACTGACAGCCTCTCAAAAACAAGATTTGGAACGCCTTAATCGTTACGAACACGATGGCCGTGTTCGAGATCGAATCAAAGCGGTGTTGTTGAAAAATGAAGGCTGGAATAACAAAGCGATTGCCCAAGCATTACGTATTCATGAAGAAACAGTGAGGCAACATGTAACAGATTGGCTTTCAGACGAAAAATTAAAGCCTGAAAATGGCGGCTCGTATAGTAAGTTGAGCGTGCATGAATCTTTATTGCTTGAAAAACACATTGAAAGCACGACTTATAGCCGTGTCATCGATATCTGTGCTTATGTGGAAACCCAATTTGGCGTCTGTTACACCGTATCTGGCATGACAAAATGGCTGAAAGCGCATTGTTTTAGCTATAAGCAGCCCAAAGCGACGCCGGTTAAAGTGGATGTTGCTCAGCAAGAAGCGTTTATCGCGTCTTATTTCACTTTGCTAGAGAGTGGAGTTTCGTGGGGCTATAGCCGAATTTTTTGA
- a CDS encoding YchJ family metal-binding protein, which produces MSELCPCGSILKYNVCCEPYVIGEKIASSPGILMRSRYSAYVKHNVDYLIISWHPDCHAEKFRAMLMQCDTEWHGLIVIKEMAGSHTDEGFVEFCAGFTDRNTTKTSMIYECSRFLRLKKRWYYVDGISKYSR; this is translated from the coding sequence GTGTCAGAATTGTGCCCATGCGGTAGTATATTAAAATATAATGTTTGCTGTGAACCCTATGTAATAGGTGAAAAAATAGCCTCATCGCCCGGAATTTTGATGCGTTCACGCTATAGTGCCTATGTGAAACACAATGTTGATTATTTGATTATCAGTTGGCATCCGGATTGTCATGCAGAAAAATTTCGTGCAATGCTAATGCAATGTGACACTGAATGGCATGGACTGATCGTGATAAAAGAAATGGCAGGATCTCATACCGATGAAGGTTTTGTTGAATTTTGTGCGGGCTTTACTGATAGGAATACTACAAAAACAAGCATGATATATGAATGTTCACGTTTTCTCCGTTTAAAAAAACGCTGGTATTATGTAGATGGTATTTCTAAATACTCCAGGTAG
- the phrB gene encoding deoxyribodipyrimidine photo-lyase: MHHRKYHVVWLRNDLRLTDNKALYTACDDPDATVSAVFTATLGQWQQHAMSLRQLTFIHDHLIQISRQLQALGITLICHLCDTYTEAARWLADYCMNNRVERLFFNRQYEINERRRDHLVAKLLQDSVKIVVFDDSLLLPPDSVLTQSGAMYKVYTPFRQAYLKKLRCENNRCLPRPEKRSSAQALDPFPIPPFTPHHVVPNKTFPVGEQAALNRLRVFCRQKVQHYSTQRDIPSLDGTSGLSPYLAIGALSPRQCLSRLLAECPHLFENTVSGAFSWLNELIWREFYRHLIVAYPSLCQHQPFMAWTDKIIWHNNPQALLAWQEGKTGYPIVDAAMRQLNETGLMHNRLRMIAASFLVKDLLIDWRKGERYFMSQLLDGDLAANNGGWQWAASTGTDAAPYFRIFNPTLQGKKYDPTGAFVRHWLPELTAVPDRYIHTPHEWATKQGQPLDYPLPIVDHGAARTRTLAAFERAKKMAGNV, translated from the coding sequence ATGCATCACCGAAAATATCATGTTGTCTGGCTACGTAACGATCTTCGCCTGACGGACAATAAGGCCCTGTACACAGCCTGTGATGACCCTGATGCCACGGTCAGCGCCGTGTTTACCGCCACACTGGGGCAATGGCAACAGCATGCGATGTCACTGCGTCAACTGACGTTTATCCATGATCACCTCATTCAAATTAGCAGACAGCTGCAGGCACTTGGGATCACACTGATCTGTCACCTCTGCGATACTTATACGGAGGCGGCGAGATGGTTAGCAGACTACTGCATGAATAATCGGGTAGAGAGGCTTTTTTTCAACCGCCAATATGAAATTAACGAACGCCGCCGTGACCACTTGGTAGCCAAGTTACTGCAAGACAGCGTGAAAATTGTCGTATTTGATGACAGCCTGTTACTACCACCAGATAGCGTTTTGACGCAAAGTGGGGCCATGTACAAAGTTTACACGCCCTTTCGCCAGGCCTACTTGAAAAAACTCCGTTGTGAAAATAATCGTTGCCTCCCTCGTCCGGAGAAAAGATCTTCTGCTCAGGCGCTCGATCCCTTCCCGATTCCCCCGTTTACACCCCATCATGTCGTGCCGAATAAAACCTTTCCGGTGGGCGAGCAGGCCGCACTGAATCGTTTGCGCGTTTTCTGCCGCCAAAAAGTACAGCATTATTCTACCCAACGGGATATTCCTTCCCTGGATGGCACGAGTGGCCTGTCTCCCTATTTGGCGATAGGGGCGTTATCCCCGCGGCAATGTCTCAGTCGTCTGCTAGCGGAATGTCCCCATTTATTTGAAAACACGGTTTCTGGCGCGTTTAGTTGGCTAAATGAACTGATTTGGCGAGAATTTTATCGCCATCTTATCGTCGCCTATCCTTCCCTTTGCCAACATCAGCCTTTTATGGCGTGGACTGATAAAATTATTTGGCATAACAACCCCCAAGCGCTCCTCGCATGGCAGGAAGGTAAGACAGGCTATCCGATTGTCGATGCCGCGATGCGTCAGCTCAATGAAACGGGTTTGATGCACAATCGACTACGGATGATCGCAGCAAGCTTTTTGGTGAAGGATTTACTGATTGATTGGCGTAAAGGTGAGCGTTATTTTATGTCTCAACTGCTTGATGGGGATCTGGCTGCGAATAATGGCGGCTGGCAATGGGCGGCTTCAACGGGAACTGATGCCGCACCCTATTTCCGTATTTTTAATCCTACCCTGCAAGGGAAAAAATATGACCCCACCGGGGCATTTGTCCGCCATTGGCTGCCGGAATTAACAGCGGTGCCAGATCGCTATATTCATACTCCCCACGAATGGGCAACGAAACAGGGTCAACCGCTCGATTATCCGCTTCCCATCGTCGACCATGGAGCCGCGAGGACCCGAACATTAGCCGCCTTCGAACGCGCTAAAAAAATGGCAGGCAACGTCTAA
- the pgsA gene encoding CDP-diacylglycerol--glycerol-3-phosphate 3-phosphatidyltransferase codes for MQLNIPTWLTLLRIVLVPFFVLAFYLPFTWAPMFCALIFVFAAVTDWFDGFLARRWKQTTRFGAFLDPVADKVMVVIALMLVTEYYHVWWITLPVAIVITREIIISSLREWMAEIGKGSSMVVSWMGKMKTTAQMLSLVGLLWRPIPIVEFTSIVLLYVAVVLTFWSMFQYLNRVWKHL; via the coding sequence ATGCAATTGAATATACCGACCTGGCTTACTTTGCTTCGTATTGTACTTGTCCCATTTTTCGTTCTGGCATTTTACCTGCCTTTCACGTGGGCACCGATGTTCTGTGCTCTTATCTTTGTGTTTGCCGCAGTGACTGATTGGTTTGATGGTTTTTTAGCCAGGCGTTGGAAACAAACCACTCGTTTCGGGGCGTTTCTTGATCCAGTTGCGGATAAAGTGATGGTGGTTATCGCTCTCATGCTCGTTACAGAGTACTACCATGTTTGGTGGATTACATTACCTGTAGCAATTGTGATTACACGTGAAATTATCATATCTTCATTACGTGAATGGATGGCGGAGATAGGAAAAGGTAGCAGTATGGTTGTTTCTTGGATGGGTAAAATGAAAACAACGGCGCAAATGTTATCATTGGTAGGTTTACTCTGGCGGCCGATACCCATTGTCGAATTTACCAGTATTGTCTTGCTTTACGTTGCTGTGGTGCTGACATTTTGGTCAATGTTTCAATATTTAAATAGGGTATGGAAACATTTATAA